From a single Rosa rugosa chromosome 7, drRosRugo1.1, whole genome shotgun sequence genomic region:
- the LOC133721280 gene encoding uncharacterized mitochondrial carrier C8C9.12c-like → MSTDASPTFRSLSHSQKLDFQPEPVISASTHDGLEFWQYMIAGSIAGSVEHMAMFPVDTLKTRMQIFGGSLSVNPVGVRQALGSILKVEGPAGLYRGIGAMGLGAGPAHAVYFSVYEFCKEYFTRGNPNNSAAHAASGVCATVMSDAVITPMDMVKQRLQLESSPYKGVGDCVRRVLVEEGVGAFYKSYKTTVVMNAPFTAVHFATYEAAKRGLSEVSPGSASDERLVVHATAGAVAGASAAAITTPLDVVKTQLQCQGVCGCDRFSSSSIGDVIRSVVNKDGYRGLMRGWIPRMLFHAPAAAICWSTYEASKTFFQQLNDEDK, encoded by the exons ATGTCCACCGATGCCTCCCCTACTTTCCGGAgcctctctcactctcaaaaACTCGATTTCCAACCCGAACCCGTTATCTCTGCCTCCACCCACGACGGCCTTGAGTTCTGGCAGTACATGATCGCCGGCTCCATAGCCGGCTCCGTTGAGCACATGGCCATGTTCCCTGTTGACACTCTCAAAACCAGGATGCAGATCTTCGGTGGGTCCCTCTCCGTTAACCCTGTCGGAGTCCGGCAAGCCCTGGGCTCCATTCTGAAGGTCGAAGGCCCGGCCGGTCTCTACCGTGGAATCGGCGCAATGGGCCTCGGCGCCGGCCCGGCACACGCCGTCTACTTCTCCGTCTACGAGTTCTGCAAGGAGTACTTCACACGTGGCAACCCGAACAACTCGGCGGCGCACGCTGCGTCCGGCGTATGCGCGACGGTTATGAGCGACGCGGTGATTACGCCGATGGATATGGTAAAGCAGAGGCTGCAGTTGGAGAGTAGTCCTTACAAGGGCGTTGGGGACTGTGTCAGGAGGGTTTTGGTGGAGGAAGGGGTGGGGGCGTTCTACAAGTCGTATAAGACCACGGTGGTGATGAATGCGCCGTTCACGGCGGTTCATTTCGCCACGTACGAGGCGGCGAAGAGGGGGTTGAGTGAAGTGTCGCCGGGGAGTGCGAGTGATGAGAGGTTGGTGGTTCACGCGACGGCCGGAGCGGTAGCAGGGGCTTCGGCTGCGGCTATCACTACTCCGCTTGATGTTGTCAAAACCCAATTGCAGTGTCAG GGGGTTTGTGGATGTGATAGATTTTCAAGTAGCTCGATCGGAGATGTTATCCGAAGCGTAGTGAATAAAGACGGATATCGGGGGCTTATGAGAGGTTGGATTCCCAGGATGCTCTTCCATGCCCCTGCAGCTGCAATTTGCTGGTCTACTTATGAAGCATCAAAAACGTTCTTTCAACAACTCAATGACGAGGATAAGTAA